One Nocardioides oleivorans DNA segment encodes these proteins:
- a CDS encoding succinate dehydrogenase cytochrome b subunit: MKGAKASRTTIALKMAMAVSGFIFLGFVLAHMYGNLKAFGGHDAFNEYAEHLREIGEPMLPHAGLLWILRVGLIASLVVHVYCAVVLWRRAARARTTKYVVKKDTGATRASLLMRWGGLTIFLFLIWHLLNFSIGKVNVQGGATNDPYNLLVDTFDVWWLTLIYIVAMLALGAHLHHGIWSAAQTLGWTGTAAKRHRAKVFGFVVALIVSVGFSLVPLGVLTGIITK, translated from the coding sequence GTGAAGGGCGCGAAGGCATCGCGCACCACCATCGCCCTGAAGATGGCCATGGCCGTGAGCGGCTTCATCTTCCTCGGGTTCGTGCTCGCGCACATGTACGGCAACCTGAAGGCGTTCGGCGGGCACGACGCGTTCAACGAGTACGCCGAGCACCTCCGCGAGATCGGTGAGCCGATGCTCCCGCACGCGGGCCTGCTGTGGATCCTGCGCGTCGGGCTGATCGCCTCGCTCGTGGTCCACGTCTACTGCGCCGTCGTCCTCTGGCGTCGTGCCGCCCGCGCGCGCACCACGAAGTACGTCGTGAAGAAGGACACCGGTGCCACGCGCGCCAGCCTCCTCATGCGGTGGGGCGGGCTGACGATCTTCCTCTTCCTGATCTGGCACCTGCTGAACTTCTCGATCGGCAAGGTCAACGTGCAGGGCGGGGCGACCAACGACCCCTACAACCTGCTCGTCGACACCTTCGACGTGTGGTGGCTGACGCTCATCTACATCGTCGCGATGCTCGCGCTCGGCGCCCACCTGCACCACGGCATCTGGAGCGCCGCCCAGACGCTCGGCTGGACGGGCACCGCGGCCAAGCGCCACCGCGCCAAGGTCTTCGGCTTCGTCGTCGCGCTGATCGTCTCGGTCGGCTTCTCCCTCGTCCCGCTCGGTGTCCTCACCGGCATCATCACCAAGTAA
- a CDS encoding fumarate reductase/succinate dehydrogenase flavoprotein subunit codes for MPDTVTATEASPTGTLDGDYDDAAGYYTPGTPLIDTKAPDGPIADRWQNRKFEARLVNPANRRKLSIIIVGTGLAGASAAATLGEAGYNVKTFCYQDSPRRAHSIAAQGGINAAKNYKEDGDSVHRLFYDTVKGGDYRSREDNVYRLAEVSTNIIDQCVAQGVPFAREYGGLLDNRSFGGVQVSRTFYARGQTGQQLLIGAYQALERQISAGTVSMHSRHEMLELVVADGKARGIIARDMITGEIQTHLADVVVLASGGYGNVFYLSTNAMGSNVTAAWRAHRKGAYMANPCYTQIHPTCIPVTGTHQSKLTLMSESLRNDGRIWVPKDQADCDKDPRDIPEEARDYYLERIYPAFGNLVPRDIASRAAKYQCDDGRGVGPEVDGVRRGVYLDFADAIERLGRDAVENKYGNLFDMYARITGEDPYTVPMRIYPAVHYVMGGLWVDYDLQSTIPGLFVTGEANFSDHGANRLGASALMQGLADGYFVLPHTIRDYLADGPFEPIAEDHPAVVEARESVQGRIEHFLTVNGERSVDSYHRELGNIMWEYCGMERTEDGLKKAIDLIRTLKDDFYRNVKVLGTAESLNQSLEKAGRVADFFELGELMCIDALNRRESCGGHFRGESQTEDGEALRHDDEFAYVSAWEWAGDDESNQMRAPVLHKEDLVYTAIEMKQRSYK; via the coding sequence ATGCCCGACACCGTCACCGCGACCGAGGCCTCCCCCACCGGAACGCTCGACGGGGACTACGACGACGCTGCCGGCTACTACACGCCCGGCACGCCGCTGATCGACACCAAGGCCCCCGACGGCCCGATCGCCGACCGCTGGCAGAACCGCAAGTTCGAGGCGCGACTGGTCAATCCGGCCAACCGCCGCAAGCTGAGCATCATCATCGTCGGCACCGGCCTGGCCGGCGCCTCGGCCGCCGCCACGCTCGGCGAGGCCGGCTACAACGTGAAGACGTTCTGCTACCAGGACTCCCCGCGGCGCGCGCACTCGATCGCGGCCCAGGGCGGCATCAACGCGGCGAAGAACTACAAGGAGGACGGCGACTCCGTCCACCGCCTCTTCTACGACACCGTCAAGGGCGGCGACTACCGCTCGCGCGAGGACAACGTCTACCGACTGGCCGAGGTCAGCACCAACATCATCGACCAGTGCGTCGCGCAGGGCGTGCCCTTCGCGCGTGAGTACGGCGGCCTGCTCGACAACCGCTCCTTCGGTGGCGTGCAGGTCTCGCGCACGTTCTACGCGCGCGGCCAGACCGGCCAGCAGCTGCTGATCGGCGCCTACCAGGCGCTCGAGCGCCAGATCTCGGCCGGCACGGTCTCGATGCACTCGCGCCACGAGATGCTCGAGCTCGTCGTCGCCGACGGCAAGGCGCGCGGCATCATCGCCCGCGACATGATCACCGGCGAGATCCAGACCCACCTCGCCGACGTCGTCGTGCTCGCCTCCGGCGGCTACGGCAACGTCTTCTACCTCTCCACCAACGCGATGGGCTCCAACGTCACCGCGGCGTGGCGCGCGCACCGCAAGGGCGCCTACATGGCCAACCCCTGCTACACGCAGATCCACCCGACCTGCATCCCGGTCACCGGCACGCACCAGTCCAAGCTGACGCTGATGTCGGAGTCGCTGCGCAACGACGGCCGCATCTGGGTCCCCAAGGACCAGGCCGACTGCGACAAGGACCCGCGCGACATCCCCGAGGAGGCGCGTGACTATTACCTCGAGCGGATCTACCCGGCCTTCGGCAACCTGGTGCCGCGCGACATCGCCTCGCGTGCGGCGAAGTACCAGTGCGACGACGGCCGTGGCGTCGGGCCCGAGGTCGACGGCGTACGACGCGGGGTCTACCTCGACTTCGCCGACGCGATCGAGCGCCTGGGTCGCGACGCGGTGGAGAACAAGTACGGCAACCTCTTCGACATGTACGCCCGGATCACCGGCGAGGACCCCTACACGGTCCCGATGCGGATCTACCCGGCCGTGCACTACGTCATGGGCGGCCTGTGGGTCGACTACGACCTCCAGTCGACGATCCCCGGCCTGTTCGTGACCGGTGAGGCCAACTTCTCCGACCACGGCGCCAACCGCCTCGGCGCCTCGGCGCTGATGCAGGGCCTGGCCGACGGCTACTTCGTCCTCCCCCACACGATCCGCGACTACCTCGCCGACGGGCCGTTCGAGCCCATCGCCGAGGACCACCCCGCGGTCGTCGAGGCGCGCGAGTCGGTCCAGGGCCGCATCGAGCACTTCCTCACGGTCAACGGCGAGCGCAGCGTGGACTCCTACCACCGCGAGCTCGGCAACATCATGTGGGAGTACTGCGGCATGGAGCGGACCGAGGACGGCCTGAAGAAGGCGATCGACCTCATCCGCACCCTGAAGGACGACTTCTACCGCAACGTGAAGGTGCTCGGCACCGCCGAGAGCCTCAACCAGTCCCTGGAGAAGGCCGGCCGCGTCGCCGACTTCTTCGAGCTGGGCGAGCTCATGTGCATCGACGCCCTCAACCGGCGTGAGTCGTGCGGCGGCCACTTCCGCGGCGAGTCGCAGACCGAGGACGGCGAGGCGCTGCGCCACGACGACGAGTTCGCCTACGTGTCCGCATGGGAGTGGGCCGGCGACGACGAGTCCAACCAGATGCGCGCACCCGTCCTGCACAAGGAAGACCTGGTCTACACGGCCATCGAGATGAAGCAGCGGAGCTACAAGTGA
- a CDS encoding succinate dehydrogenase/fumarate reductase iron-sulfur subunit — translation MNLTLKIWRQPDAASAGAMHTYQLADVSEDMSFLEMLDVLNEQLNAEGEDPIAFDSDCREGICGMCGLMINGEAHGPEVTTTCQLHMRSFSDGETITIEPWRSDAFPVLKDLVVDRSAFDRIIQQGGFISVNTGSAPEAHSVPVPKDDADRAFNVATCIGCGACVAACPNGSASLFMGAKITHLGLLPQGQPERDERVVNMVAQHDHEGFGGCTNIGECTAACPKEIPLDVISQLNKDLRTAIRHGH, via the coding sequence GTGAACCTGACCCTGAAGATCTGGCGCCAGCCCGACGCCGCGAGCGCCGGGGCGATGCACACCTACCAGCTGGCCGACGTGTCCGAGGACATGTCGTTCCTCGAGATGCTCGACGTGCTCAACGAGCAGCTGAACGCCGAGGGCGAGGACCCGATCGCCTTCGACTCCGACTGTCGCGAGGGCATCTGCGGCATGTGCGGCCTGATGATCAACGGCGAGGCGCACGGCCCGGAGGTCACCACGACCTGCCAGCTGCACATGCGCTCGTTCAGCGACGGCGAGACCATCACGATCGAGCCGTGGCGCTCCGACGCCTTCCCCGTCCTCAAGGACCTGGTCGTCGACCGCAGCGCCTTCGACCGCATCATCCAGCAGGGCGGCTTCATCTCCGTCAACACCGGCTCGGCCCCCGAGGCCCACTCGGTGCCCGTGCCCAAGGACGACGCCGACCGCGCCTTCAACGTCGCGACCTGCATCGGCTGCGGCGCCTGCGTCGCCGCCTGCCCCAACGGCTCGGCCTCGCTCTTCATGGGTGCCAAGATCACCCACCTCGGCCTGCTCCCCCAGGGACAGCCCGAGCGGGACGAGCGCGTGGTCAACATGGTCGCCCAGCACGACCACGAGGGCTTCGGCGGTTGCACCAACATCGGCGAGTGCACCGCCGCCTGCCCCAAGGAGATCCCGCTCGACGTGATCTCCCAGCTCAACAAGGACCTCCGCACCGCGATCCGCCACGGGCACTGA
- a CDS encoding YihY/virulence factor BrkB family protein, whose translation MSLVSNIKERVAEVRERRPFVDHLVRMVEHYGAVKGSALAASVTYFAFLSFFPILAVAFAVVGLVSRAYSHADDDLLQAIDSLLPGLVGGEGGLSLSTFQDNAPGLLSIGILTALYSGLGWLSGMRTALVEVFEEPQLEQPNFVVGKLRDLVALLTLGSVLLVSVAVSGVATKVATPLLDLVGLGVGAKPLLWVLALAVGLAANALLFFTFFKTLADPRIPSRSLWSGAALGAIAFELLKQASTFLLQATRDQPAVQAFGIALILLIWINYFSRVVCYAAAWAHTSPEARAAREARTVAEQTVEGPGIDLAAAAAVVPAPAGLSPASSPKAAFAAGAASMLGLVALLRRRR comes from the coding sequence ATGTCACTCGTCTCGAACATCAAGGAACGCGTCGCGGAGGTCCGCGAACGGCGGCCGTTCGTCGACCACCTGGTCCGGATGGTCGAGCACTACGGGGCCGTGAAGGGCAGCGCGCTCGCGGCGTCGGTGACCTACTTCGCCTTCCTGTCGTTCTTCCCCATCCTCGCCGTGGCGTTCGCCGTCGTCGGCCTGGTCTCGCGGGCCTACTCCCACGCCGACGACGACCTGCTGCAGGCAATCGACTCGCTGCTGCCCGGGCTCGTCGGGGGCGAGGGCGGCCTGAGCCTGTCGACGTTCCAGGACAACGCGCCCGGCCTGCTCAGCATCGGCATCCTGACCGCCCTCTACTCCGGCCTCGGCTGGCTCTCGGGCATGCGGACGGCCCTGGTCGAGGTCTTCGAGGAGCCCCAGCTCGAGCAGCCCAACTTCGTCGTCGGCAAGCTGCGCGACCTCGTCGCGCTCCTCACCCTCGGCTCCGTGCTGCTCGTGAGCGTGGCCGTCTCGGGCGTCGCCACCAAGGTCGCCACGCCGCTGCTCGACCTCGTCGGCCTCGGCGTGGGCGCCAAGCCGCTGCTGTGGGTGCTGGCGCTGGCCGTCGGGCTGGCGGCCAACGCGCTGCTCTTCTTCACCTTCTTCAAGACCCTCGCCGACCCCCGGATCCCGAGCCGTTCGCTGTGGTCGGGCGCCGCGCTCGGCGCGATCGCCTTCGAGCTGCTCAAGCAGGCCTCCACCTTCCTGCTCCAGGCGACCCGCGACCAGCCGGCCGTCCAGGCCTTCGGCATCGCGCTGATCCTCCTCATCTGGATCAACTACTTCTCCCGCGTCGTCTGCTACGCCGCCGCGTGGGCCCACACCTCGCCCGAGGCGCGTGCCGCCCGCGAGGCCCGCACGGTCGCCGAGCAGACGGTCGAGGGGCCCGGCATCGACCTCGCTGCGGCAGCGGCCGTCGTACCCGCCCCCGCGGGCCTCTCGCCCGCCTCCTCCCCGAAGGCCGCCTTCGCCGCCGGGGCTGCCTCGATGCTCGGGCTCGTCGCCCTCCTCCGCCGCCGGCGCTGA
- a CDS encoding 2'-5' RNA ligase family protein, with protein sequence MPTIGVAIAIPEPWASELQDYRTSVGDTTATQIPTHITLIPPAEVSTDDLDEVTSHLAEAAGNVEPFDIHLRGTGTFRPISPVVFVTLAEGISACELLADAVRQGPLAVDLDFPYHPHVTVAHHLDDPTLDRAFDDLAGFECRFSVDAFKLYVHDADAGWQPTDEYVLG encoded by the coding sequence GTGCCGACCATCGGAGTAGCGATCGCGATCCCGGAGCCCTGGGCGAGCGAGCTCCAGGACTACCGGACGTCCGTCGGCGACACCACGGCGACGCAGATCCCGACGCACATCACGCTGATCCCGCCGGCCGAGGTCTCCACCGACGACCTCGACGAGGTGACCTCCCACCTGGCCGAGGCGGCGGGCAACGTCGAGCCGTTCGACATCCACCTCCGCGGCACCGGCACCTTCCGGCCGATCTCGCCCGTCGTCTTCGTCACCCTGGCCGAGGGCATCTCCGCGTGCGAGCTGCTGGCCGACGCCGTACGCCAGGGGCCGCTCGCGGTCGACCTGGACTTCCCCTACCACCCGCACGTGACGGTCGCGCACCACCTCGACGACCCCACCCTCGACCGCGCCTTCGACGACCTCGCCGGCTTCGAGTGCCGCTTCTCCGTCGACGCGTTCAAGCTCTACGTCCACGACGCCGACGCCGGCTGGCAGCCCACCGACGAGTACGTCCTCGGCTGA
- the trpS gene encoding tryptophan--tRNA ligase, translated as MGGVSDTFRAAQARSDAIEEQMATDPASLRMLTGDRPTGALHIGHYFGSIRNRIRLQDSGAEIWQLIADYQVITDRDVAGDIAGNVRNLLVDNIAAGLDPDKATIFTHSSVPALNQLMLPFLSLVSVAELQRNPTVKDEAKSAGITSIGGLLLTYPVHQAADILFCKANVVPVGRDQLPHLEQTRVVARRFNDRYAPVFPEPGALLSEAPLILGTDGTKMSKSKGNVVELRMTADETAKKLKGAKTDSDRVITYDPDARPEVANLLTLIGLCEGVDPAAVAEEIGDGGGGALKGRLTDAINTELAPLRARRAELLADPGYLDDVLRGGNARANEVAEATLDEVRAAMGMVYA; from the coding sequence ATCGGCGGCGTGAGTGACACCTTCCGCGCCGCCCAGGCCCGCAGCGACGCCATCGAGGAGCAGATGGCGACGGACCCGGCCTCGCTGCGCATGCTGACCGGGGACCGTCCCACGGGCGCGTTGCACATCGGCCACTACTTCGGCTCGATCCGCAACCGCATCCGCCTCCAGGACAGCGGCGCGGAGATCTGGCAGCTCATCGCGGACTACCAGGTGATCACCGACCGTGACGTCGCCGGCGACATCGCGGGCAACGTCCGCAACCTGCTGGTCGACAACATCGCCGCCGGCCTCGACCCGGACAAGGCGACGATCTTCACCCACTCCTCGGTGCCTGCCCTCAACCAGCTGATGCTCCCGTTCCTCAGCCTGGTCAGCGTCGCGGAGCTGCAGCGCAACCCCACCGTCAAGGACGAGGCCAAGTCGGCCGGGATCACCTCGATCGGCGGGCTCCTGCTGACCTACCCGGTGCACCAGGCCGCGGACATCCTGTTCTGCAAGGCCAACGTCGTGCCGGTCGGTCGCGACCAGCTCCCCCACCTCGAGCAGACGCGCGTCGTCGCGCGCCGCTTCAACGACCGCTACGCCCCGGTCTTCCCCGAGCCGGGCGCGCTGCTGTCCGAGGCGCCGCTGATCCTCGGCACCGACGGCACCAAGATGAGCAAGTCGAAGGGCAACGTCGTCGAGCTGCGGATGACCGCCGACGAGACGGCGAAGAAGCTCAAGGGCGCCAAGACCGACAGCGACCGCGTCATCACCTACGACCCGGACGCACGCCCCGAGGTCGCCAACCTGCTGACCCTCATCGGGCTCTGCGAGGGCGTCGATCCCGCAGCGGTCGCCGAGGAGATCGGTGACGGCGGCGGCGGCGCGCTCAAGGGTCGGCTGACCGACGCGATCAACACCGAGCTCGCCCCGCTGCGGGCCCGTCGCGCCGAGCTGCTGGCCGACCCGGGCTACCTCGACGACGTGCTGCGCGGCGGCAACGCGCGCGCCAACGAGGTGGCCGAGGCGACGCTCGACGAGGTGCGCGCGGCGATGGGCATGGTCTACGCCTGA
- a CDS encoding lipase family protein: MLRRATASLVTLLTATLAAGALGTSPAAAVVPEPPRPAFYEAPATLPITNGAVIRSEKMSFLLDPLDATSLVRDANRVLYRTTNRTGKAIAVSGTVLVPRSPWVGVGSRPVIGYAPGTQGMADRCAPSRQFSEGIEYEGIGIEGLLLRGYAVAMPDYEGLGTAGVHTYMDRVSQGRATLDVVRAAQRLSGTGLTTNSPVGIMGYSQGGGAAAAAAELASSYAPDLKVRGAVVGAVPADLQKVASSLDGGLYSAFAYFALRGLAASYDLDLSPYLNAQGRATSDQVEQDCVFDLLNHSFVRSSTLSADGRPMSALMTQEPFRSIVEQQRIGTIKPAFPVLVTHSTLDDVIPFSVGKQMARSWCGRGANVYFSPNVAPLHVGGIVPQTAEALPWFEARFAGIGQLSNCWLL; encoded by the coding sequence ATGCTGCGCCGTGCGACCGCGTCACTCGTCACCCTGCTCACCGCCACGCTCGCAGCCGGAGCGCTCGGCACGTCGCCCGCAGCGGCGGTCGTGCCGGAGCCGCCCCGGCCCGCGTTCTACGAGGCTCCGGCCACCCTGCCGATCACCAACGGCGCGGTCATCCGCAGCGAGAAGATGAGCTTCCTGCTCGACCCGCTCGACGCCACCAGCCTGGTGCGCGACGCGAACCGCGTCCTCTACCGGACGACCAACCGCACCGGGAAGGCGATCGCGGTCTCGGGCACCGTGCTGGTGCCGAGGAGCCCGTGGGTCGGCGTCGGGTCCCGGCCGGTGATCGGCTACGCGCCCGGCACCCAGGGCATGGCCGACCGCTGTGCCCCGTCGCGCCAGTTCTCCGAGGGCATCGAGTACGAAGGCATCGGCATCGAGGGCCTCCTGCTGCGCGGGTACGCCGTCGCCATGCCCGACTACGAGGGCCTCGGCACCGCCGGGGTGCACACCTACATGGACCGCGTCTCGCAGGGCCGGGCCACGCTCGACGTGGTCCGCGCCGCCCAGCGCCTCTCCGGCACCGGCCTCACCACGAACAGCCCGGTCGGCATCATGGGCTACTCGCAAGGTGGTGGCGCCGCGGCGGCTGCGGCCGAGCTGGCGTCGTCGTACGCCCCCGACCTCAAGGTCAGGGGCGCGGTCGTCGGCGCCGTCCCGGCCGACCTGCAGAAGGTGGCGAGCTCCCTCGACGGTGGGCTCTACTCCGCCTTCGCCTACTTCGCGCTGCGCGGCCTGGCCGCGAGCTACGACCTCGACCTCTCGCCCTACCTCAACGCCCAGGGCCGCGCGACCAGCGACCAGGTCGAGCAGGACTGCGTCTTCGACCTGCTCAACCACTCCTTCGTGAGGTCGTCGACGCTGAGCGCCGACGGCCGGCCGATGTCGGCGCTGATGACGCAGGAGCCGTTCCGGTCCATCGTCGAGCAGCAGCGGATCGGCACCATCAAGCCGGCCTTCCCGGTGCTGGTGACCCACTCCACCCTCGACGACGTGATCCCGTTCTCCGTCGGCAAGCAGATGGCGAGGTCGTGGTGCGGCAGGGGCGCCAACGTCTACTTCTCGCCCAACGTCGCGCCGCTCCACGTCGGCGGCATCGTGCCGCAGACGGCCGAGGCGCTGCCCTGGTTCGAGGCGCGCTTCGCCGGCATCGGGCAGCTCAGCAACTGCTGGCTGCTCTAG